In a genomic window of Rhinolophus ferrumequinum isolate MPI-CBG mRhiFer1 chromosome 2, mRhiFer1_v1.p, whole genome shotgun sequence:
- the VWA5B2 gene encoding von Willebrand factor A domain-containing protein 5B2 isoform X1, translating into MPGLYCPSSWTPLTLTDSWVRACANGPCLSLRARLTYHNPQPQPVDGVFVYPLAEAEVVSGFQAEAAGRRVSFQLQSRRRSQAACCRALGPGLGASTPRRCAQGHLVLDLAQARSTLVLPTGLIAAAGTMTVTLCSSQELPSRPDGVLRVALPSVLTPLAPSGPPGPPRSPGLCDDRLGLCPTSCFGVGSPQEEGLAWEEPAAPPDVFLGPARCPAPYTFSFEMLVTGPCLLAGLESPSHALRADAPPHASSAATICVTLAEGHPCDRVLEILLHPSEPHQPHLMLEAGSLSSAEYEARVRARRDFQRLQRRDSDGDRQVWFLQRRFHKDILLNPVLVLSFCPDLSSKPGHLGTATREFLFLLDGSSVAHKDAIVLAVKSLPSQTLINVAMVGTSVQPLFPASRLCSDDTVQQICENVETLQATGGPPDVLAALDWAMKQPQHRAHPRQLFLLTAASPMAATTHQTLELMRWHRGAARCFSFGLGPACHQLLQGLSALSRGQAYFLRPGERLQPMLVQALRKALEPALSDISVDWFVPDAVEALLTPREIPALYPGDQLLGYCSLFRVDGFRSRPPGGQEPGWQSLGGSVFPSPEEVPSATSPGTERTGTSEPLGTGTVTGELSNPWAAGDSERSMDALTDPVTDPGPNPSSDTAIWRRIFQSSYIREQYVLTHCSASPEPGPGSTGSSESPGSQGPGSPEGSAPLDPPSQQGCRSLAWGEPAGSRSCPLPPPPLAPVKPGALSAEVLGRQRRAALAGRSLSSPPGQVNPVHGHPRHPSLGAAPDGSGPEPGQQLGPGLDDSGNLLSPAPMDWDMLMEPPFLFTAVPPDRESGSPAMPLPPQPPRCHVVIRALCGEQPVCWEVGVGLETLWGSGNDGSLPPSPPEREGAWDQALHRLTAASVVRDNEQLALRGGAETMADWGHARRSWLRAIQTSKVSSAPSCFTCPVAVDATTREVLPTALQVRSSEPAESPGTPSASRGHLDAAPLTTVAHSKGLQGGSLAGSSDADQNGNCKSALWDPAAPTGGAHRLPPQPSSRLSLGFRKSRGPNTGQISDHNSEGSDHDYLPLVRLQEAPGSFRLDAPFCTAVRIPQERLCRASPFAAHRASLSPTSASSPWALLGPGVGQGDSATASCSPSPSSGSEGPGQVDSGRGSDTEASEGAEGPVGADLRGRTWATAVALAWLEHRCAAAFGEWELAAAKADCWLQAQHLPDGLDLAALKAAARGLFLLLRHWDQNLQLHLLCYSPANM; encoded by the exons ATGCCCGGCCTGTATTGCCCCTCCAGCTGGACGCCGCTGACCCTCACGGACTCCTGGGTTCGGGCCTGCGCCAACGGACCGTGCCTCAGCCTGCGGGCCCGGCTCACCTACCACAACCCGCAGCCACAGCCGGTGGACG GCGTGTTTGTGTACCCGCTGGCCGAGGCCGAAGTGGTATCGGGCTTCCAGGCGGAGGCGGCGGGTCGGCGCGTCTCCTTCCAGCTGCAGAGCCGGCGCCGCTCGCAGGCGGCTTGCTGCCGCGCGCTAGGTCCCGGGTTGGGGGCTTCGACGCCCCGCCGCTGCGCTCAGG GTCATCTTGTCTTGGATCTGGCCCAGGCCCGGTCCACACTGGTGCTGCCCACCGGCCTCATCGCCGCGGCCGGCACCATGACAGTGACCCTGTGCAGCAGCCAGGAGCTGCCCTCAAGGCCTGATGGGGTGCTGCGTGTGGCTCTGCCCTCCGTGCTCACCCCGCTGGCCCCGTCAGGTCCACCAGGGCCCCCCAGATCTCCGGGGCTCTGTGACGACAGGTTGGGCCTATG CCCTACCAGCTGCTTCGGGGTGGGCAGCCCTCAGGAGGAAGGGTTGGCCTGGGAGGAGCCAGCTGCTCCTCCGGATGTGTTCTTAGGCCCTGCCCGCTGCCCTGCCCCATACACCTTCTCCTTCGAGATGCTGGTGACTGGGCCATGCCTGCTGGCAG GCCTGGAGAGCCCCTCTCATGCTCTGCGGGCAGACGCGCCCCCTCACGCCAGCTCTGCAGCCACCATCTGTGTCACCCTGGCCGAGGGTCACCCCTGCGACAGGGTCTTGGAGATCCTGCTGCACCCTAGTG AGCCCCACCAGCCACACCTAATGCTGGAGGCCGGCAGCCTGAGCTCAGCAGAATATGAGGCCCGGGTGAGGGCCCGCCGGGATTTCCAGAGGCTACAGCGAAGGGACAGTGATGGGGACCGGCAG GTGTGGTTCCTGCAGCGACGCTTCCACAAGGACATCCTGCTGAACCCGGTGCTGGTGCTAAGCTTCTGCCCGGACCTGAGTTCCAAGCCGGGACACCTGGGCACAGCAACCCGGGAGTTCCTTTTCCTGTTGGATGGCAGCAGTGTAGCACACAAG gACGCCATTGTTTTGGCGGTGAAGTCACTCCCGTCCCAGACGCTCATCAACGTGGCGATGGTTGGCACCTCAGTGCAGCCCCTCTTCCCTGCGAGCCGGCTTTGCAGTGAT gaCACTGTGCAGCAGATCTGTGAGAATGTCGAGACTCTGCAGGCTACGGGAGGTCCCCCAGATGTGCTGGCTGCGCTGGACTGGGCCATGAAGCAGCCCCAGCACAGGGCCCACCCTCGGCAGTTGTTCCTGCTCACTGCTGCCTCACCCATGGCTGCCACGACCCACCAAACTCTGGAGCTGATGAGGTGGCACAGGGGGGCAGCCAG GTGCTTCTCCTTTGGGCTAGGGCCTGCCTGCCACCAGCTGCTCCAGGGTCTGTCTGCCCTCAGCAGGGGCCAGGCCTACTTCCTGAGGCCTGGGGAGAGGCTGCAGCCCATG CTGGTGCAGGCTCTGCGGAAGGCATTGGAGCCCGCTTTGAGTGACATCTCTGTGGACTGGTTTGTGCCTGATGCAGTGGAGGCACTGCTGACCCCCCGGGAGATCCCAGCACTCTACCCTGGGGACCAGCTGCTGGGTTACTGCTCACTCTTCAGGGTGGATGGCTTCCGGTCCCGCCCCCCTGGG GGCCAAGAACCTGGCTGGCAGAGCTTGGGTGGCTCTGTGTTCCCATCCCCAGAGGAGGTGCCATCTGCCACCAGCCCTGGCACTGAGCGCACTGGCACCTCAGAGCCACTGGGAACAGGCACTGTGACAGGAGAGCTGTCCAACCCCTGGGCTGCGGGGGACTCGGAGCGGA GTATGGATGCTCTGACTGACCCCGTCACAGACCCTGGACCCAACCCCTCTTCCGACACAGCCATATGGCGCCGCATCTTCCAGTCCTCGTACATCCGGGAGCAGTATGTGCTCACCCACTGCTCTGCCAGCCCTGAGCCAGGCCCAGGCTCCACAGGCAGCAGTGAGTCCCCCGGCTCCCAGGGCCCTGGCTCCCCTGAAGGCAGTGCTCCCCTGGATCCCCCTTCTCAGCAAGGCTGCCGAAGCCTGGCTTGGGGAGAACCTGCAGGCTCCCGATCCTGCCCgctgcctccacccccactgGCTCCAGTCAAG CCTGGGGCCTTAAGTGCTGAGGTGCTGGGCCGTCAACGCAGAGCAGCTCTGGCTGGCCGAAGCCTCTCATCACCCCCAGGCCAGGTGAACCCAGTCCATGGCCACCCCCGGCACCCCTCTTTGGGTGCAGCACCAGATGGGTCAGGCCCTGAGCCAGGGCAGCAGCTGGGACCAGGCCTGGATGACTCAG GAAACCTGCTCTCCCCAGCCCCCATGGACTGGGACATGTTGATGGAACCACCCTTCTTGTTCACGGCTGTGCCCCCTGACAGGGAATCGGGTTCCCCAGCAATGCCACTACCTCCCCAGCCTCCACGCTGCCATGTGGTGATCCGGGCCCTTTGTGGGGAGCAGCCTGTGTGCTGGGAGGTGGGTGTTGGGCTAGAGACACTATGGGGGTCTGGGAATGATGGCTCCCTGCCTCCATCACCCCCTGAAAGAGAAGGTGCTTGGGACCAAGCCCTCCATCGGCTGACAGCAGCTTCCGTGGTCCGGGACAACGAGCAGCTGGCTCTCCGAGGAGGGGCTGAGACCATGGCTGACTGGG GCCATGCCCGGAGGTCCTGGCTGCGAGCCATTCAGACAAGCAAGGTCAGCTCTGCCCCCTCCTGCTTCACCTGCCCTGTAGCTGTGGACGCTACCACGAGGGAGGTCCTGCCCACAGCCCTGCAGGTGCGGAGCTCAG AACCAGCCGAGTCCCCCGGTACCCCTTCTGCTTCTCGGGGCCATCTAGATGCAGCTCCTCTGACCACAGTTGCCCACTCTAAAG GACTTCAGGGAGGCTCCCTGGCAGGCAGCTCGGACGCAGACCAAAATGGCAACTGCAAGTCTGCTTTGTGGGACCCTGCAGCCCCCACCGGAGGTGCTCATCGTCTGCCCCCCCAGCCTTCCTCTAGGCTTAGCCTGGGCTTTCGGAAGTCCAGAGGCCCTAACACAGGCCAGATCAGTGACCACAACAGTGAAGGAAGCGACCACGACTACCTGCCCTTG GTGCGATTGCAAGAGGCGCCGGGCTCCTTCCGCCTGGACGCACCCTTCTGCACAGCGGTGCGCATACCACAGGAGCGACTATGCCGTGCCTCCCCCTTTGCCGCGCACCGCGCCAGCCTCAGCCCTACTTCGGCCTCATCTCCCTGGGCCCTTCTGGGTCCTGGTGTTGGCCAGGGCGACAGTGCCACAGCTTCCTGCAGCCCGTCCCCCAGCTCAGGCTCCGAGGGTCCCGGCCAGGTGGACAGTGGGCGGGGCTCAGACACCGAGGCCTCGGAGGGAGCAGAAGGGCCGGTTGGCGCCGACCTGCGGGGCCGAACCTGGGCCACAGCCGTGGCACTCGCGTGGCTGGAGCACCGCTGTGCCGCCGCCTTTGGCGAGTGGGAACTCGCAGCAGCTAAGGCCGACTGTTGGCTGCAGGCACAGCACTTGCCTGACGGCCTCGACCTGGCTGCCCTCAAGGCTGCGGCCCGGGGCCTCTTCCTGCTGCTGCGCCACTGGGATCAGAACCTGCAGCTGCACCTGTTGTGTTACAGCCCAGCAAACATGTGA
- the VWA5B2 gene encoding von Willebrand factor A domain-containing protein 5B2 isoform X4, which produces MGCCVWLCPPCSPRWPRQVHQGPPDLRGSVTTGLESPSHALRADAPPHASSAATICVTLAEGHPCDRVLEILLHPSEPHQPHLMLEAGSLSSAEYEARVRARRDFQRLQRRDSDGDRQVWFLQRRFHKDILLNPVLVLSFCPDLSSKPGHLGTATREFLFLLDGSSVAHKDAIVLAVKSLPSQTLINVAMVGTSVQPLFPASRLCSDDTVQQICENVETLQATGGPPDVLAALDWAMKQPQHRAHPRQLFLLTAASPMAATTHQTLELMRWHRGAARCFSFGLGPACHQLLQGLSALSRGQAYFLRPGERLQPMLVQALRKALEPALSDISVDWFVPDAVEALLTPREIPALYPGDQLLGYCSLFRVDGFRSRPPGGQEPGWQSLGGSVFPSPEEVPSATSPGTERTGTSEPLGTGTVTGELSNPWAAGDSERSMDALTDPVTDPGPNPSSDTAIWRRIFQSSYIREQYVLTHCSASPEPGPGSTGSSESPGSQGPGSPEGSAPLDPPSQQGCRSLAWGEPAGSRSCPLPPPPLAPVKPGALSAEVLGRQRRAALAGRSLSSPPGQVNPVHGHPRHPSLGAAPDGSGPEPGQQLGPGLDDSGNLLSPAPMDWDMLMEPPFLFTAVPPDRESGSPAMPLPPQPPRCHVVIRALCGEQPVCWEVGVGLETLWGSGNDGSLPPSPPEREGAWDQALHRLTAASVVRDNEQLALRGGAETMADWGHARRSWLRAIQTSKVSSAPSCFTCPVAVDATTREVLPTALQVRSSEPAESPGTPSASRGHLDAAPLTTVAHSKGLQGGSLAGSSDADQNGNCKSALWDPAAPTGGAHRLPPQPSSRLSLGFRKSRGPNTGQISDHNSEGSDHDYLPLVRLQEAPGSFRLDAPFCTAVRIPQERLCRASPFAAHRASLSPTSASSPWALLGPGVGQGDSATASCSPSPSSGSEGPGQVDSGRGSDTEASEGAEGPVGADLRGRTWATAVALAWLEHRCAAAFGEWELAAAKADCWLQAQHLPDGLDLAALKAAARGLFLLLRHWDQNLQLHLLCYSPANM; this is translated from the exons ATGGGGTGCTGCGTGTGGCTCTGCCCTCCGTGCTCACCCCGCTGGCCCCGTCAGGTCCACCAGGGCCCCCCAGATCTCCGGGGCTCTGTGACGACAG GCCTGGAGAGCCCCTCTCATGCTCTGCGGGCAGACGCGCCCCCTCACGCCAGCTCTGCAGCCACCATCTGTGTCACCCTGGCCGAGGGTCACCCCTGCGACAGGGTCTTGGAGATCCTGCTGCACCCTAGTG AGCCCCACCAGCCACACCTAATGCTGGAGGCCGGCAGCCTGAGCTCAGCAGAATATGAGGCCCGGGTGAGGGCCCGCCGGGATTTCCAGAGGCTACAGCGAAGGGACAGTGATGGGGACCGGCAG GTGTGGTTCCTGCAGCGACGCTTCCACAAGGACATCCTGCTGAACCCGGTGCTGGTGCTAAGCTTCTGCCCGGACCTGAGTTCCAAGCCGGGACACCTGGGCACAGCAACCCGGGAGTTCCTTTTCCTGTTGGATGGCAGCAGTGTAGCACACAAG gACGCCATTGTTTTGGCGGTGAAGTCACTCCCGTCCCAGACGCTCATCAACGTGGCGATGGTTGGCACCTCAGTGCAGCCCCTCTTCCCTGCGAGCCGGCTTTGCAGTGAT gaCACTGTGCAGCAGATCTGTGAGAATGTCGAGACTCTGCAGGCTACGGGAGGTCCCCCAGATGTGCTGGCTGCGCTGGACTGGGCCATGAAGCAGCCCCAGCACAGGGCCCACCCTCGGCAGTTGTTCCTGCTCACTGCTGCCTCACCCATGGCTGCCACGACCCACCAAACTCTGGAGCTGATGAGGTGGCACAGGGGGGCAGCCAG GTGCTTCTCCTTTGGGCTAGGGCCTGCCTGCCACCAGCTGCTCCAGGGTCTGTCTGCCCTCAGCAGGGGCCAGGCCTACTTCCTGAGGCCTGGGGAGAGGCTGCAGCCCATG CTGGTGCAGGCTCTGCGGAAGGCATTGGAGCCCGCTTTGAGTGACATCTCTGTGGACTGGTTTGTGCCTGATGCAGTGGAGGCACTGCTGACCCCCCGGGAGATCCCAGCACTCTACCCTGGGGACCAGCTGCTGGGTTACTGCTCACTCTTCAGGGTGGATGGCTTCCGGTCCCGCCCCCCTGGG GGCCAAGAACCTGGCTGGCAGAGCTTGGGTGGCTCTGTGTTCCCATCCCCAGAGGAGGTGCCATCTGCCACCAGCCCTGGCACTGAGCGCACTGGCACCTCAGAGCCACTGGGAACAGGCACTGTGACAGGAGAGCTGTCCAACCCCTGGGCTGCGGGGGACTCGGAGCGGA GTATGGATGCTCTGACTGACCCCGTCACAGACCCTGGACCCAACCCCTCTTCCGACACAGCCATATGGCGCCGCATCTTCCAGTCCTCGTACATCCGGGAGCAGTATGTGCTCACCCACTGCTCTGCCAGCCCTGAGCCAGGCCCAGGCTCCACAGGCAGCAGTGAGTCCCCCGGCTCCCAGGGCCCTGGCTCCCCTGAAGGCAGTGCTCCCCTGGATCCCCCTTCTCAGCAAGGCTGCCGAAGCCTGGCTTGGGGAGAACCTGCAGGCTCCCGATCCTGCCCgctgcctccacccccactgGCTCCAGTCAAG CCTGGGGCCTTAAGTGCTGAGGTGCTGGGCCGTCAACGCAGAGCAGCTCTGGCTGGCCGAAGCCTCTCATCACCCCCAGGCCAGGTGAACCCAGTCCATGGCCACCCCCGGCACCCCTCTTTGGGTGCAGCACCAGATGGGTCAGGCCCTGAGCCAGGGCAGCAGCTGGGACCAGGCCTGGATGACTCAG GAAACCTGCTCTCCCCAGCCCCCATGGACTGGGACATGTTGATGGAACCACCCTTCTTGTTCACGGCTGTGCCCCCTGACAGGGAATCGGGTTCCCCAGCAATGCCACTACCTCCCCAGCCTCCACGCTGCCATGTGGTGATCCGGGCCCTTTGTGGGGAGCAGCCTGTGTGCTGGGAGGTGGGTGTTGGGCTAGAGACACTATGGGGGTCTGGGAATGATGGCTCCCTGCCTCCATCACCCCCTGAAAGAGAAGGTGCTTGGGACCAAGCCCTCCATCGGCTGACAGCAGCTTCCGTGGTCCGGGACAACGAGCAGCTGGCTCTCCGAGGAGGGGCTGAGACCATGGCTGACTGGG GCCATGCCCGGAGGTCCTGGCTGCGAGCCATTCAGACAAGCAAGGTCAGCTCTGCCCCCTCCTGCTTCACCTGCCCTGTAGCTGTGGACGCTACCACGAGGGAGGTCCTGCCCACAGCCCTGCAGGTGCGGAGCTCAG AACCAGCCGAGTCCCCCGGTACCCCTTCTGCTTCTCGGGGCCATCTAGATGCAGCTCCTCTGACCACAGTTGCCCACTCTAAAG GACTTCAGGGAGGCTCCCTGGCAGGCAGCTCGGACGCAGACCAAAATGGCAACTGCAAGTCTGCTTTGTGGGACCCTGCAGCCCCCACCGGAGGTGCTCATCGTCTGCCCCCCCAGCCTTCCTCTAGGCTTAGCCTGGGCTTTCGGAAGTCCAGAGGCCCTAACACAGGCCAGATCAGTGACCACAACAGTGAAGGAAGCGACCACGACTACCTGCCCTTG GTGCGATTGCAAGAGGCGCCGGGCTCCTTCCGCCTGGACGCACCCTTCTGCACAGCGGTGCGCATACCACAGGAGCGACTATGCCGTGCCTCCCCCTTTGCCGCGCACCGCGCCAGCCTCAGCCCTACTTCGGCCTCATCTCCCTGGGCCCTTCTGGGTCCTGGTGTTGGCCAGGGCGACAGTGCCACAGCTTCCTGCAGCCCGTCCCCCAGCTCAGGCTCCGAGGGTCCCGGCCAGGTGGACAGTGGGCGGGGCTCAGACACCGAGGCCTCGGAGGGAGCAGAAGGGCCGGTTGGCGCCGACCTGCGGGGCCGAACCTGGGCCACAGCCGTGGCACTCGCGTGGCTGGAGCACCGCTGTGCCGCCGCCTTTGGCGAGTGGGAACTCGCAGCAGCTAAGGCCGACTGTTGGCTGCAGGCACAGCACTTGCCTGACGGCCTCGACCTGGCTGCCCTCAAGGCTGCGGCCCGGGGCCTCTTCCTGCTGCTGCGCCACTGGGATCAGAACCTGCAGCTGCACCTGTTGTGTTACAGCCCAGCAAACATGTGA
- the VWA5B2 gene encoding von Willebrand factor A domain-containing protein 5B2 isoform X2 gives MPGLYCPSSWTPLTLTDSWVRACANGPCLSLRARLTYHNPQPQPVDGVFVYPLAEAEVVSGFQAEAAGRRVSFQLQSRRRSQAACCRALGPGLGASTPRRCAQGHLVLDLAQARSTLVLPTGLIAAAGTMTVTLCSSQELPSRPDGVLRVALPSVLTPLAPSGPPGPPRSPGLCDDSPTSCFGVGSPQEEGLAWEEPAAPPDVFLGPARCPAPYTFSFEMLVTGPCLLAGLESPSHALRADAPPHASSAATICVTLAEGHPCDRVLEILLHPSEPHQPHLMLEAGSLSSAEYEARVRARRDFQRLQRRDSDGDRQVWFLQRRFHKDILLNPVLVLSFCPDLSSKPGHLGTATREFLFLLDGSSVAHKDAIVLAVKSLPSQTLINVAMVGTSVQPLFPASRLCSDDTVQQICENVETLQATGGPPDVLAALDWAMKQPQHRAHPRQLFLLTAASPMAATTHQTLELMRWHRGAARCFSFGLGPACHQLLQGLSALSRGQAYFLRPGERLQPMLVQALRKALEPALSDISVDWFVPDAVEALLTPREIPALYPGDQLLGYCSLFRVDGFRSRPPGGQEPGWQSLGGSVFPSPEEVPSATSPGTERTGTSEPLGTGTVTGELSNPWAAGDSERSMDALTDPVTDPGPNPSSDTAIWRRIFQSSYIREQYVLTHCSASPEPGPGSTGSSESPGSQGPGSPEGSAPLDPPSQQGCRSLAWGEPAGSRSCPLPPPPLAPVKPGALSAEVLGRQRRAALAGRSLSSPPGQVNPVHGHPRHPSLGAAPDGSGPEPGQQLGPGLDDSGNLLSPAPMDWDMLMEPPFLFTAVPPDRESGSPAMPLPPQPPRCHVVIRALCGEQPVCWEVGVGLETLWGSGNDGSLPPSPPEREGAWDQALHRLTAASVVRDNEQLALRGGAETMADWGHARRSWLRAIQTSKVSSAPSCFTCPVAVDATTREVLPTALQVRSSEPAESPGTPSASRGHLDAAPLTTVAHSKGLQGGSLAGSSDADQNGNCKSALWDPAAPTGGAHRLPPQPSSRLSLGFRKSRGPNTGQISDHNSEGSDHDYLPLVRLQEAPGSFRLDAPFCTAVRIPQERLCRASPFAAHRASLSPTSASSPWALLGPGVGQGDSATASCSPSPSSGSEGPGQVDSGRGSDTEASEGAEGPVGADLRGRTWATAVALAWLEHRCAAAFGEWELAAAKADCWLQAQHLPDGLDLAALKAAARGLFLLLRHWDQNLQLHLLCYSPANM, from the exons ATGCCCGGCCTGTATTGCCCCTCCAGCTGGACGCCGCTGACCCTCACGGACTCCTGGGTTCGGGCCTGCGCCAACGGACCGTGCCTCAGCCTGCGGGCCCGGCTCACCTACCACAACCCGCAGCCACAGCCGGTGGACG GCGTGTTTGTGTACCCGCTGGCCGAGGCCGAAGTGGTATCGGGCTTCCAGGCGGAGGCGGCGGGTCGGCGCGTCTCCTTCCAGCTGCAGAGCCGGCGCCGCTCGCAGGCGGCTTGCTGCCGCGCGCTAGGTCCCGGGTTGGGGGCTTCGACGCCCCGCCGCTGCGCTCAGG GTCATCTTGTCTTGGATCTGGCCCAGGCCCGGTCCACACTGGTGCTGCCCACCGGCCTCATCGCCGCGGCCGGCACCATGACAGTGACCCTGTGCAGCAGCCAGGAGCTGCCCTCAAGGCCTGATGGGGTGCTGCGTGTGGCTCTGCCCTCCGTGCTCACCCCGCTGGCCCCGTCAGGTCCACCAGGGCCCCCCAGATCTCCGGGGCTCTGTGACGACAG CCCTACCAGCTGCTTCGGGGTGGGCAGCCCTCAGGAGGAAGGGTTGGCCTGGGAGGAGCCAGCTGCTCCTCCGGATGTGTTCTTAGGCCCTGCCCGCTGCCCTGCCCCATACACCTTCTCCTTCGAGATGCTGGTGACTGGGCCATGCCTGCTGGCAG GCCTGGAGAGCCCCTCTCATGCTCTGCGGGCAGACGCGCCCCCTCACGCCAGCTCTGCAGCCACCATCTGTGTCACCCTGGCCGAGGGTCACCCCTGCGACAGGGTCTTGGAGATCCTGCTGCACCCTAGTG AGCCCCACCAGCCACACCTAATGCTGGAGGCCGGCAGCCTGAGCTCAGCAGAATATGAGGCCCGGGTGAGGGCCCGCCGGGATTTCCAGAGGCTACAGCGAAGGGACAGTGATGGGGACCGGCAG GTGTGGTTCCTGCAGCGACGCTTCCACAAGGACATCCTGCTGAACCCGGTGCTGGTGCTAAGCTTCTGCCCGGACCTGAGTTCCAAGCCGGGACACCTGGGCACAGCAACCCGGGAGTTCCTTTTCCTGTTGGATGGCAGCAGTGTAGCACACAAG gACGCCATTGTTTTGGCGGTGAAGTCACTCCCGTCCCAGACGCTCATCAACGTGGCGATGGTTGGCACCTCAGTGCAGCCCCTCTTCCCTGCGAGCCGGCTTTGCAGTGAT gaCACTGTGCAGCAGATCTGTGAGAATGTCGAGACTCTGCAGGCTACGGGAGGTCCCCCAGATGTGCTGGCTGCGCTGGACTGGGCCATGAAGCAGCCCCAGCACAGGGCCCACCCTCGGCAGTTGTTCCTGCTCACTGCTGCCTCACCCATGGCTGCCACGACCCACCAAACTCTGGAGCTGATGAGGTGGCACAGGGGGGCAGCCAG GTGCTTCTCCTTTGGGCTAGGGCCTGCCTGCCACCAGCTGCTCCAGGGTCTGTCTGCCCTCAGCAGGGGCCAGGCCTACTTCCTGAGGCCTGGGGAGAGGCTGCAGCCCATG CTGGTGCAGGCTCTGCGGAAGGCATTGGAGCCCGCTTTGAGTGACATCTCTGTGGACTGGTTTGTGCCTGATGCAGTGGAGGCACTGCTGACCCCCCGGGAGATCCCAGCACTCTACCCTGGGGACCAGCTGCTGGGTTACTGCTCACTCTTCAGGGTGGATGGCTTCCGGTCCCGCCCCCCTGGG GGCCAAGAACCTGGCTGGCAGAGCTTGGGTGGCTCTGTGTTCCCATCCCCAGAGGAGGTGCCATCTGCCACCAGCCCTGGCACTGAGCGCACTGGCACCTCAGAGCCACTGGGAACAGGCACTGTGACAGGAGAGCTGTCCAACCCCTGGGCTGCGGGGGACTCGGAGCGGA GTATGGATGCTCTGACTGACCCCGTCACAGACCCTGGACCCAACCCCTCTTCCGACACAGCCATATGGCGCCGCATCTTCCAGTCCTCGTACATCCGGGAGCAGTATGTGCTCACCCACTGCTCTGCCAGCCCTGAGCCAGGCCCAGGCTCCACAGGCAGCAGTGAGTCCCCCGGCTCCCAGGGCCCTGGCTCCCCTGAAGGCAGTGCTCCCCTGGATCCCCCTTCTCAGCAAGGCTGCCGAAGCCTGGCTTGGGGAGAACCTGCAGGCTCCCGATCCTGCCCgctgcctccacccccactgGCTCCAGTCAAG CCTGGGGCCTTAAGTGCTGAGGTGCTGGGCCGTCAACGCAGAGCAGCTCTGGCTGGCCGAAGCCTCTCATCACCCCCAGGCCAGGTGAACCCAGTCCATGGCCACCCCCGGCACCCCTCTTTGGGTGCAGCACCAGATGGGTCAGGCCCTGAGCCAGGGCAGCAGCTGGGACCAGGCCTGGATGACTCAG GAAACCTGCTCTCCCCAGCCCCCATGGACTGGGACATGTTGATGGAACCACCCTTCTTGTTCACGGCTGTGCCCCCTGACAGGGAATCGGGTTCCCCAGCAATGCCACTACCTCCCCAGCCTCCACGCTGCCATGTGGTGATCCGGGCCCTTTGTGGGGAGCAGCCTGTGTGCTGGGAGGTGGGTGTTGGGCTAGAGACACTATGGGGGTCTGGGAATGATGGCTCCCTGCCTCCATCACCCCCTGAAAGAGAAGGTGCTTGGGACCAAGCCCTCCATCGGCTGACAGCAGCTTCCGTGGTCCGGGACAACGAGCAGCTGGCTCTCCGAGGAGGGGCTGAGACCATGGCTGACTGGG GCCATGCCCGGAGGTCCTGGCTGCGAGCCATTCAGACAAGCAAGGTCAGCTCTGCCCCCTCCTGCTTCACCTGCCCTGTAGCTGTGGACGCTACCACGAGGGAGGTCCTGCCCACAGCCCTGCAGGTGCGGAGCTCAG AACCAGCCGAGTCCCCCGGTACCCCTTCTGCTTCTCGGGGCCATCTAGATGCAGCTCCTCTGACCACAGTTGCCCACTCTAAAG GACTTCAGGGAGGCTCCCTGGCAGGCAGCTCGGACGCAGACCAAAATGGCAACTGCAAGTCTGCTTTGTGGGACCCTGCAGCCCCCACCGGAGGTGCTCATCGTCTGCCCCCCCAGCCTTCCTCTAGGCTTAGCCTGGGCTTTCGGAAGTCCAGAGGCCCTAACACAGGCCAGATCAGTGACCACAACAGTGAAGGAAGCGACCACGACTACCTGCCCTTG GTGCGATTGCAAGAGGCGCCGGGCTCCTTCCGCCTGGACGCACCCTTCTGCACAGCGGTGCGCATACCACAGGAGCGACTATGCCGTGCCTCCCCCTTTGCCGCGCACCGCGCCAGCCTCAGCCCTACTTCGGCCTCATCTCCCTGGGCCCTTCTGGGTCCTGGTGTTGGCCAGGGCGACAGTGCCACAGCTTCCTGCAGCCCGTCCCCCAGCTCAGGCTCCGAGGGTCCCGGCCAGGTGGACAGTGGGCGGGGCTCAGACACCGAGGCCTCGGAGGGAGCAGAAGGGCCGGTTGGCGCCGACCTGCGGGGCCGAACCTGGGCCACAGCCGTGGCACTCGCGTGGCTGGAGCACCGCTGTGCCGCCGCCTTTGGCGAGTGGGAACTCGCAGCAGCTAAGGCCGACTGTTGGCTGCAGGCACAGCACTTGCCTGACGGCCTCGACCTGGCTGCCCTCAAGGCTGCGGCCCGGGGCCTCTTCCTGCTGCTGCGCCACTGGGATCAGAACCTGCAGCTGCACCTGTTGTGTTACAGCCCAGCAAACATGTGA